From Dermochelys coriacea isolate rDerCor1 chromosome 9, rDerCor1.pri.v4, whole genome shotgun sequence, one genomic window encodes:
- the APLN gene encoding apelin, with amino-acid sequence MSVRRWLLALLLLWLALSAGSGAPLAEVPDGRDLEKGNIRNLVHPKWVRNGAGHRQNGWRKSRRPRPRLSHKGPMPF; translated from the exons ATGAGCGTGCGGCGCTGGCTGctggcgctgctgctgctctggctcgCCCTGAGCGCGGGCTCCGGAG CACCATTGGCTGAGGTGCCGGATGGCAGAGACCTAGAGAAAGGGAATATCCGGAACCTGGTGCACCCCAAGTGGGTGCGGAATGGAGCAGGACACCGGCAGAATGGCTGGCGAAAGTCCCGACGTCCAAGACCCCGTCTCTCCCACAAGGGCCCCATGCCTTTCTAG